A part of Phoenix dactylifera cultivar Barhee BC4 chromosome 2, palm_55x_up_171113_PBpolish2nd_filt_p, whole genome shotgun sequence genomic DNA contains:
- the LOC120104942 gene encoding MDIS1-interacting receptor like kinase 2-like, with product MENGGRAVITGISLPRAGLVDFGTARILKSDLSNWSTLAGTFGYAAPELSYMTRANEKCDVYSFGIVILEVIMGTHPGDLVSSLSSSDVQQMLFSDVLDQRISPPTAYMVKEVTLLAIIAFSCIRVEPQARPTMQRISHLFISDNIPTIHEPFNSIKLCQLVELLT from the exons ATGGAGAATGGAGGCCGAGCTGTGATCACGGGCATCAGCCTACCTCGTGCAGGCTTGGTAG ACTTTGGCACTGCAAGAATTCTGAAATCTGATTTATCAAATTGGAGCACACTAGCAGGCACATTTGGATATGCTGCCCCAG AGCTTTCGTACATGACAAGGGCGAATGAGAAATGTGATGTATACAGCTTTGGCATAGTAATATTAGAAGTAATAATGGGAACGCATCCAGGTGATCTTGTCTCCTCCCTATCATCATCAGACGTCCAGCAGATGCTATTCAGTGATGTGTTAGATCAACGTATCTCACCTCCTACAGCTTATATGGTAAAAGAAGTGACGTTGCTGGCTATTATAGCATTTTCATGCATCCGTGTAGAACCACAAGCACGACCAACCATGCAAAGGATATCTCACTTATTCATAAGCGACAACATTCCAACTATTCATGAGCCATTCAACTCAATTAAATTATGTCAATTAGTGGAGCTTTTAACATAG